Proteins from a genomic interval of Amycolatopsis sp. cg13:
- a CDS encoding acyl-CoA thioesterase, with product MWRSDYQLRPHEIDALGHLTATAYLALLEEARAAWLVKSLGTPHPPCVLRSQHIDYRSEITPADGTVTVTLAVLELGTSSVLISEGISAGGTIRAKSEAVLVMWDEQRRTARPMTEHERSSLAAFIPPDRRTSTREYASRESFREASAKG from the coding sequence ATGTGGCGAAGCGACTATCAACTCCGGCCCCACGAGATAGACGCGCTGGGCCATCTCACCGCGACCGCCTATCTCGCCTTGCTGGAGGAAGCGCGCGCCGCGTGGCTGGTCAAAAGTCTCGGCACACCACACCCGCCGTGCGTCCTCCGGTCCCAGCACATCGACTACCGGAGCGAAATCACGCCCGCGGACGGCACCGTGACGGTGACCCTGGCAGTCCTGGAACTGGGCACGTCGAGCGTGCTGATCTCCGAGGGAATCTCGGCAGGCGGAACCATCCGCGCGAAGTCGGAGGCGGTGCTCGTCATGTGGGACGAACAGCGCCGCACCGCTCGCCCGATGACCGAGCACGAGCGCTCGTCGCTGGCAGCCTTCATCCCGCCGGACAGGCGAACCTCGACCCGGGAATACGCGAGCAGGGAGAGCTTCCGCGAGGCTTCGGCGAAGGGCTGA
- a CDS encoding TetR/AcrR family transcriptional regulator — translation MARISAAQRRQDFVNAAVEVIGKHGIDGATTRRIAEQAGANLAMVHYCYDSKEALFADVYKFVVGEFRVLSSKVDPRATLEEAARKILRDVMEYYVDSPSFAISALELITWARHQHEDSGTELYDQALEGARSTLRNAAGDRPVDEETIGEIVSAIACLSDGFAVRWTTCGDRAFAEKEMKLADSLLESWLTARLGTASVAG, via the coding sequence GTGGCACGGATTTCCGCGGCGCAGCGGCGCCAGGACTTCGTCAACGCCGCCGTCGAGGTCATCGGGAAGCACGGCATCGACGGGGCGACCACCCGGCGGATCGCCGAGCAGGCAGGCGCCAATCTGGCGATGGTGCATTACTGCTATGACTCGAAAGAGGCCCTCTTCGCCGACGTCTACAAGTTCGTGGTCGGCGAATTCCGCGTGCTGAGTTCGAAGGTCGACCCGAGGGCCACCCTGGAGGAGGCGGCCCGCAAGATTCTGCGCGACGTCATGGAGTACTACGTCGATTCGCCGAGTTTCGCGATTTCGGCGCTGGAACTCATCACCTGGGCGCGGCACCAGCACGAGGACAGCGGGACCGAGCTGTACGACCAGGCGCTCGAAGGAGCACGCTCGACGCTGCGGAACGCGGCCGGAGACCGCCCCGTCGACGAGGAGACGATCGGCGAGATCGTCTCGGCGATCGCCTGCCTGTCCGACGGTTTCGCCGTCCGCTGGACCACCTGCGGCGACCGTGCCTTCGCGGAGAAGGAGATGAAGCTCGCGGACTCCCTGCTCGAAAGCTGGCTCACGGCCCGGCTGGGCACCGCGTCCGTCGCAGGGTGA